One stretch of Chitinophagales bacterium DNA includes these proteins:
- a CDS encoding DUF5005 domain-containing protein encodes MKIKYTLLIVVLNAFVSLQSFGQSSYADTTFTNYFRETHGFIAGDATISIALPNGKSMFLFGDSHINDLDTSNNTIPCLFQVHNCFTILDSADPNHMKTYIDTTKSGVNQTYFKIGTVGNSWFWPDHGFVRGDTVYVFLGKYNSLLAFLGQYIAKVTLHDFTLVSMTRLPDMNGIIFGKAVIYNPDDDKYYLYGNKVNWIVYEPYVARTSFDNLMSGAWEFYTGSDWSSSANAAKKISNQVVSPTFGVVRDKDFYYIITQENGYLTCGLGRNIYAYKSSGPTGPFTNQILLYTIEDQLFGHYMLTYNAFPHPEWTKNNELLISYNLNDKVDTTGTDACPSQCKNVFRDHFDPDTYRPKFIRVPLSLLEENGLITSAFKLIAKAIIPNVLDLTLEPALPQSCRISIFNKMGKVVYESEILQMQAGVNHFQIATNQFPPDIYVVAVNSVFTNNQVPAQWERKTFLKVDN; translated from the coding sequence AAAATAAAATATACACTTTTAATTGTTGTCCTTAACGCTTTTGTAAGCCTGCAATCTTTTGGGCAATCTTCTTACGCCGATACTACTTTCACAAATTACTTTCGTGAAACTCATGGCTTTATTGCCGGTGATGCCACGATATCTATTGCACTTCCAAATGGTAAGTCCATGTTTCTTTTTGGAGACAGCCACATCAATGATTTAGATACCTCTAATAATACCATTCCCTGCTTGTTCCAGGTTCACAATTGTTTTACCATTCTGGATTCAGCGGATCCTAATCATATGAAAACATATATTGATACAACCAAAAGCGGTGTCAACCAAACTTATTTTAAAATAGGCACAGTTGGCAACAGCTGGTTTTGGCCCGATCATGGTTTTGTGAGGGGAGATACCGTTTATGTTTTCCTGGGAAAATATAACAGCCTGCTTGCTTTTCTTGGGCAATACATTGCAAAAGTTACATTGCATGATTTTACTCTTGTAAGCATGACCAGGCTACCGGATATGAATGGAATTATTTTTGGGAAAGCGGTAATTTATAATCCGGATGATGATAAATATTATCTCTATGGAAATAAGGTTAATTGGATTGTGTATGAGCCATATGTCGCCAGGACCAGTTTCGATAACCTGATGTCTGGCGCCTGGGAATTTTATACGGGAAGTGATTGGTCATCAAGTGCAAATGCTGCTAAAAAAATTTCTAATCAGGTAGTGTCACCAACTTTCGGTGTAGTCAGGGATAAAGATTTTTATTACATTATCACACAGGAAAATGGCTATCTCACCTGCGGACTTGGCCGGAATATTTATGCATATAAAAGTTCAGGCCCTACCGGACCATTTACAAATCAAATCTTGCTTTATACTATAGAAGATCAGCTTTTCGGACATTACATGCTCACTTATAATGCTTTTCCCCACCCCGAATGGACAAAAAATAATGAACTGTTAATTTCTTATAACCTGAACGATAAAGTTGATACAACCGGTACGGATGCATGCCCTTCTCAGTGTAAAAATGTGTTCAGGGATCATTTCGACCCTGATACTTATCGCCCGAAATTTATCCGGGTACCGTTGTCTTTGCTGGAAGAAAATGGCCTCATAACAAGTGCTTTTAAATTAATTGCTAAAGCCATTATTCCAAATGTACTTGATCTCACTCTTGAGCCTGCTTTACCGCAAAGCTGCCGCATTTCTATATTTAATAAAATGGGCAAGGTGGTATATGAAAGTGAAATATTACAAATGCAGGCTGGAGTAAATCATTTTCAAATAGCAACAAATCAATTTCCGCCAGATATATATGTAGTTGCGGTGAATTCTGTTTTTACCAATAACCAGGTGCCTGCGCAATGGGAAAGGAAAACATTTTTAAAGGTGGATAATTAA